From Chiloscyllium punctatum isolate Juve2018m chromosome 36, sChiPun1.3, whole genome shotgun sequence, the proteins below share one genomic window:
- the LOC140461108 gene encoding probable G-protein coupled receptor 139, with protein sequence MHEPVIAPFFVVSYSILAAIGAPANLLAIIILSRGRCNLSRCITSYLVAIAVTDFFVIITAVILNRISRIYFRESVLSTTPMCTLSVVLVYATRDCSVWLTVAFTIDRFVAICCQKLKTRYCTEKTASLVIGIVCALCCVKNIPYYFIYEPLYILDGISWFCNIKANFYVWPAWQAYDWLFQIYPPFLPFFVILMLNVLTIRQILVANRARRRLRGAEKQQDPEMAHRKRSIILLFAISLSFLLLWSPLVGHFIYMRLKAESYFGGLDFSDPQYIFQETTNTLQLFSSCNNVFIYAISQNLFRKELMIFLMYPFATLTNFFKHRVE encoded by the exons ATGCACGAACCAGTCATTGCCCCCTTCTTCGTCGTTTCCTATTCAATTCTCGCTGCTATTGGCGCCCCTG CCAATTTGTTGGCAATCATAATTTTATCTCGAGGACGGTGTAATCTCTCCCGATGCATCACCTCCTACCTGGTGGCTATCGCAGTGACTGATTTCTTTGTCATCATCACCGCAGTAATCCTCAATCGAATCAGCCGCATCTATTTCCGGGAAAGTGTCTTGTCGACCACTCCTATGTGCACTCTCAGCGTCGTACTGGTCTATGCCACGCGTGATTGCTCGGTCTGGCTAACAGTCGCCTTTACCATCGACCGTTTCGTAGCCATCTGCTGCCAGAAGTTGAAGAccagatactgtacagagaaaaCTGCATCTCTGGTCATTGGAATTGTCTGTGCTCTGTGCTGCGTCAAGAACATTCCATACTACTTTATCTACGAACCCTTATACATTTTAGATGGGATATCGTGGTTTTGCAACATCAAAGCCAACTTCTACGTTTGGCCAGCTTGGCAGGCTTATGATTGGCTCTTTCAGATTTATCCCCCTTTTCTCCCATTTTTCGTTATTCTGATGTTGAACGTCCTGACCATAAGACAGATCCTAGTGGCCAACAGAGCCCGGAGGAGGCTCCGGGGTGCAGAGAAGCAACAAGACCCGGAGATGGCCCACCGCAAGAGATCCATCATCCTACTGTTCGCCATCTCTCTCAGCTTCCTCCTCCTTTGGTCCCCTCTTGTCGGACATTTCATCTACATGCGGCTTAAAGCAGAGAGCTACTTCGGTGGATTAGATTTCAGTGACCCACAGTATATCTTCCAAGAGACGACCAACACACTTCAGTTATTCAGTTCCTGCAACAACGTCTTCATTTATGCAATATCTCAGAATTTGTTTCGAAAGGAGTTAATGATCTTTTTGATGTACCCCTTCGCCACCCTCACCAATTTCTTCAAACACAGAGTGGAATAA